One genomic region from Gossypium hirsutum isolate 1008001.06 chromosome D13, Gossypium_hirsutum_v2.1, whole genome shotgun sequence encodes:
- the LOC107888338 gene encoding nicotianamine synthase, producing the protein MVWEKDPLVQKVCELYDQISSLESLKPSKDVNMLFTQLVLTCMPPSPIDVTKLCKRIQEIRFKLIRLCGEAEGLLESHFSTILGSYENPLHHLNIFPYYSNYLKLSLLEFDILKKHCSDYVPIKVAFVGSGPLPLTSIVLASFHLTTTSFHNYDIDPSANSKALQLVSSDPDLSERMFFHTTDIMDVTYALKDYDVVFLAALVGMDKDAKVRVIDHLAKYMAPGAVLMLRSAHGARAFLYPVVDPCDLTGFEVLSVFHPTDEVINSVVIARKVPTTKHTVENPKLPNKCSDIDMFSPLLNHVNLIEELDIEDQLS; encoded by the coding sequence ATGGTTTGGGAGAAAGATCCTTTGGTGCAAAAAGTGTGCGAGTTGTATGATCAAATCTCGAGCCTCGAGAGTCTCAAACCTTCCAAGGATGTCAACATGCTCTTCACACAACTTGTCCTCACATGCATGCCACCAAGCCCTATTGATGTTACCAAGCTCTGCAAAAGAATTCAAGAAATCAGGTTTAAGTTGATTCGACTATGTGGGGAAGCTGAGGGTCTCCTTGAGAGCCATTTCTCAACCATCTTAGGATCCTATGAAAACCCTCTTCACCATCTCAACATTTTCCCTTACTATTCTAACTATCTTAAGCTTAGCCTACTTGAATTCGATATTCTTAAAAAACACTGCTCAGATTATGTCCCTATTAAAGTTGCCTTTGTGGGTTCTGGTCCTCTTCCTCTCACTTCAATTGTCTTGGCTTCTTTCCATCTCACTACCACCTCTTTCCATAACTATGATATTGACCCTTCAGCCAATTCCAAGGCTCTTCAATTAGTTTCATCCGACCCTGATTTATCTGAAAGAATGTTCTTTCACACCACGGACATAATGGATGTTACATATGCTTTGAAAGACTATGATGTTGTTTTCTTGGCGGCTCTTGTAGGGATGGACAAGGATGCTAAAGTTCGAGTCATTGATCATTTGGCTAAGTATATGGCCCCCGGGGCAGTTTTAATGCTGAGGAGTGCTCATGGTGCTAGGGCTTTCCTTTATCCAGTTGTTGATCCTTGTGATCTAACAGGATTTGAGGTCCTCTCCGTATTCCATCCTACTGATGAAGTTATTAATTCAGTGGTCATTGCTCGTAAAGTTCCAACTACAAAACACACCGTTGAGAACCCTAAACTTCCCAACAAGTGCTCGGACATTGATATGTTCAGTCCCCTACTCAACCATGTGAACCTGATCGAGGAACTTGATATCGAGGATCAACTCTCCTGA